The Pontiella desulfatans sequence ATTGTGTTCAAGCCAACGGGCAACAACCTTTCATCGGTAGCCGGAATATCCTTCGTTCACTCCGGCATCCTAAGGGGTGATAAGAACGAAGTACAAAAGATCAGGACTTTTCTAGAGTCCCTCGGAGTGAAGGATCTCGATGAAAAGCATTTCATAAAAAGTTTGTTAAATAAGCACTACAAGGCGGATGATGAGCCTCCTCCCGCGTTTGAGGAACACATAGAACACGTCAAACGTTTTATGAAGTATTGGAAGCAAACGGATGACAAGGATGTTTTTAGAGGCTTTGTCGTATTATTTTCAGATGAAGATGATGGTTCATTTTGCTCCGTAAGCGATGGCTATCTGGACGAACCCCTTTATCCGACAGGCTTAAGGCACGTGCTTTCAGATTCAAAATATTTGGTTTCAGAACAATATGCCGTACTTGGGGAAACATTCATTGCTTTCGCTAAAGCGCTGGGCGTTCAATGTGGATTAGCCCCTCAACGATGTATGGCGTGGTACAATAAACTGATTCAAGTGCCTGCCGGGTCGCGAGAAACGGTTACGTCGATTAACGAGGATTATGCATTACCCAAGTGTTTAGACCGGCCGCAGTATACTTTTAATATATCTCTGCTTGTGTGGAAAATGATGGTTTCAGCTTTGCCAAGGCAGCTCCAGGCGAGATATCGACCAAACCAGGCGCATGGAACCCAATGTAAACAATCACAATTGGTGCAGGATCTTGCTGTGAAGGAATGGGTACCTGACAAAGAGGGTAATTTTCATAAACCGGCTGAAATGATCCGAGAAGACCTTGCGGTCGAATTTGTATATGACGATAACAATGGATGGCTCACCGCAATAGGTTTTGGCGCTCAGATTGAAGCTGAAAAATTTGAACAGGAAAAAACAACGCAGATACTGCGTAATGAAGGCATCGACCTGTCTTTAGAGGATCTAAAGGTCTTAAGTGAAATCCCCACAGAAGATCTTCATGCGTTGATGGATGAATACCGCTCGCGCAAGGCCGCAGAAATACATCTGCCGCACGTCGTCCGGTGGTGCTCGTCTTTTGTGGAAGCTGGCGGAGCCGTTTCCATTGCACCGGAACGATCTTACCGCAAAGCTCATGCGGCATATCAAAAAGAAACTCAAGCTATCCAAGCTGCTCGTCGGTCTGGATACGGAGGCCTTCGAAGATCCGTGTAAATATTACGAGGCCGGTACTGGTTGGAAGGCGTTATCCTGCGATGAAATATCGCCATCCTTCATGATGCAGTGGGCGATTGATTCCACGCATAACTATGCCTGGGCCAAGCTCGGTACGGTTATTCCGATGGCCGTCGTTTCCGCAGAAGTGGAACGCCAGTTCCCTGGACGGTGGCACGGCGATTTCTACATCGGAGCCCGTGGCATCCGTTTCTGGGATGCCGAATCCGACAACCAGACTGCCGCAGTTGTACGGGAAACCGGGATGCAATGTTTTACCGGTGGTACCGCCTTCGTTCCATGGTCAGTGATTTTAGGTCGCCAGTTCGTCAGTCAGTTTGAGGCGGATCGGATTGGCGGCAGTGTTACCGATGTCTATTTCGATGGGCGCGACTACTGGCGCCAGCGCAGCAGCGGCGAATGGAGATCCTACAGCAAAGCCGACATCGCGCTCTATCTGAAAGTAGATCGCGGTCTCCGTCCCCAGGTTTCACGCGGTGAAACATTCAGCGAAGTCGATCAGGCCATTCTCCGTATCCAGGATCATCAGGACATTCATTGCGCCGCTCCGTTGGTGCATCGTCCAAAAGGCATCGTGCTCATCGACGGCCACCGCGTACTAAACACATCCACCGTCACCGTCCTCCAACCCGCCACCGATGAAGAATACTATCAGGCCGTGTGTTTAGCTGGAGGGGCATCGGCCTCGATGACCGATCCGTCCGCTCAGTCTAACAACCACCAACCATCAACCAACAACTGCCCTTATCCCTGGTTGTACGATTACTTCAACGGCTATTTTGATCCGCCCGAGCAACTCGACTATTTCTATGCCTGGTTGCAACGCTGGTACCAGTCCGCTCTCGAAGGACGGATGCGGCCCGGGCAGGCTTCCTTCTTTGCCGGAGTTCCAAACACTGGAAAAACCCTGTTATCCAACGTCATTCTATCCCGTATCTTCGGTGGCCATATCGACGCCAGTTCGTTTCTTTCCGGTGAGGATGGTTTCAACAGCCATCTCTTTACCAGTGCCGTCTGGGCGGTGGATGATGTTGTGCCGCTTACGGATAACAAGTCCCATCTGAAGTTCTCTGCCCTCATCAAGAAGATGGCCGCCAATCGTACCTTCTCCGTGCGCGAGAAGTACCGCGTCGACAAGTTGATCGAGTGGAACGGCAGGGTGGTGGTGACATGCAACACCGACCCGGAGTCGATTCGTATTCTTCCAGATGTCGATTTGTCCAACCGGGATAAAATCAACCTCTTCCGGATTGCGGAACGAGATACCTTTACCTTCCCGCGCGATGTCGAATCCATCATTGCCGCAGAGTTGCCGTTCTTTCTACGTTGGCTGCTCGACTGGCAACCACCGGACGAAGTCATCGGCGACACGCGGTATGGAGTGCGGACATACTGCGAGGATTCCCTGTTCGAGGCGGCACGTCATTCATCCAGCGCCTATTCTTTCCTCGAAGTCCTGCTCAAGTTTTTCGAGGGGCAGGTGGAAGACACCTGGGAAGGATCTTCCACAGAATTACTTTCAGCCATGCTAAACGATCAGGATGGTCTGGCCGGCATCGCCGCCAAATATACGCCCGCCAAAGTCGGTCGTGAGCTCTCCAAGCTCGCCTCTCAAGGCTATGCCGTGGAGCAAGGCCGTCGGCACGCCACCCGAGTTTGGATCATCAACATAGCACAACTTTCCGGGAGGGATTTGGATGAAAAAACACCCTTCTAACGGAAGCGCGTCACTTTCCACTTCCATTAAAAAAGTCTCTCAGAGTACTTTTTCACCTCGTTCGGCACGGGAATCGGGGAATTTCTCCCTATTATATATTATTTATATTTTTAGTGGAAATAATGACGCACTGACGCAGAGCCCTGTTTGCAGGGGTTTCAGGCGCGTCAGTATCCGCGTCAGTATAAATTCCGTCCGAAAACGACGCGCTCTAAGATCCCTTGCCTGGGGCATTACTGACGCGCCTTATTTTTTTCTGACGCGCCTGTTCTCGGCTGACCGTTTGCCCATGCTCCCAACCACCATTCATCAACCCAACAACTAATCCCCGGTCCCTCCATGCTCTGCCATAAATGCCCCCATCTCGATTCCATCCAACGCGGTGACTATGCTTCCACTCCCTGGAAAGATACCCCGTGCGCGAAATGCAAACTCGGGGAGGATACCTTTTACTCCGTGCCCTTCGACGAAGAGAATCCGCCAGAACTTGGAGGGACGACCTCCATGTCGTCCTATTCTGTAGCCGGGGGCCGTGACCCCGGTTCTGTCGCTCGCTGTTCGTTGCCGGACGATGTTCTGCTTCCGGCTTCTACATTTGCTACCTGTCTAAAAGGTCTCCTTTCCCTCGACCCCGAGCTTCGCGAAATCGTTGCCATGCGTTTTCTCGGCTTGTCCTACCGCGAAATCGCGGAACGGCAGGGCATCTCCGTCCAGCTTGCCGAGATGCGGCACAAGCGCGCCCTCCGCGACTGGCCGGCCCTCGCCGACCTCTTCCCCAGGAAGATCGCCAAGCAATCCCGACGAAAGGGTAGGGCCTGACCGCCGGGTGCAATGAAAGGGTAGGGCGTGACCGCCGGGCGCGCCGATTCTGTTTGGAGTGCAGCAGCTCGATGCCGCTTTCCGAATCGCGGGTGGCTCGCCTGCTAGGGTTTGTCCACCGCCATTTTCCTCCTCAAAATATATCTCTCTGGCTGCCCTATATTCTTGCCCTTTTCGTTGACAATGTTACCCTCAAAAAAGATGGGGAATCAATAATCAGGGGGTCAGAATGAAGTACAAGAACAAGACTGAATATTTCAAGAAAAATGGCCGCGGTTGGTTGGATCGCAGTGAAGATACTGCGCGTCTAGTAGTGGTTTGCTATGAGTACATGGTTCAAAAAAAACTCTTAACCTCTAAAAATATAGACTCCCTTATCCAACTCACATGGATTACCAAGGGGAAGAAGCCTAACGGCGAAATCGATTTCGATAAATGCCTCACCACGGTGAAACTTCCTGCTCTACAACAGATCTTCAATACCGAAGAGGAAGATCTGGATAAGATGGTGAAGATTATCGCCGAGAAAACCGGTAAGACGGAGCGCAGCTTACATCACATTGTCACCACGCCAACCGGTATTGTTAACTTGCGCAATACTTATCGCGGGAATGTCTCTGGTTGGGTCGTTGATAATCGGCAACAACTTCTAAAAATTCTTCGAGACACACATTCTAATAATAGCGCCAATGGCGCTAAAGATATTGCGAATAGAGTCTCTAAGTTGCCGGGAGTAGAGATCACCGGCAGCGCTCTCCACGCCATGACCTTGCTGTCACCTTTGCTTGCATGTCTTGCACCGTACAATAAGTTCCCCATCATCAACGCCAATTCCTGGGTGAAGGCTATGCTGCGTGAATTACACATGCCCGCAACATCCGCCGCTGATCGGTTTGACGAGTTTACCAATTTATTCATTCGCATTCCGTGCAATGGCCTGGAACTGGACCAAATGGGACCCGATGTTTTTGACCTTTTGACATACAAACCTCTCGCCGCAAAAAAAACGAAGAAAGAGTCAGTTCTGTCGGTCGCTAAGCCGCGTGGCTTATCGCTCAAGGATGCTTCGGATATCAACGATATTTCTTCGTCAAATAAAACCGGTATGAAACGCATTCATAACAGTATGACGAATGCGCTTAAAAAGCTAACTGATGGCAAATTTACGGTTCGAGAGGGCACAGGAAATGTAGCTAAATTCGACGCGCTCATCGAAGACTATGCTCGAGGCCGTGATCTCTTGGTAGAGGTCAAGTCGTCATGGGATACCGGAGTTGTTCGCCTGGCTGTTGGTCAGTTGTATGATTACCATCGTCATCTACCAAGTCGTCATAAAATCGATATGGCTGCTCTCTTTCCGTCGCGGCCATCAAAGCATGCTTTCGATCTGTTGGAGGGGCTCGGGATCAAAGTACTTTGGTTTAAGACTGCGGCATATAAGTCCATCGTTTCTAACGATCGCTCATTTTCGCTTTAACAATAGGAGACCCCACATGCCTAACTGGGTCTATAACGAACTCTACATCACCGGCCACGAAAAGGCCCGCAAGGCCCTGTGTCGACAGGCAAAAGGGACCTATACCGAACGGGGCGGCAAGGTGCGTAAATCGCCCTTTATGTTTAGCCGTTTTTGTCCGCCACCACCGTATGAATTGTTGGAGGGTATTTATGCCTTGGAAAAAGATGATGATTGGCCGCTGGATATGAAATGGCAGTCCGACAACTGGGGGTGCAAATGGGATGTTGCCGGCCGAAGTGATCTCCTGCGCGTGACCAAGTCGAGTCATGTTTATTCACTGCTTACGGCCTGGGCTCCGCCTTCGGCATTCATACGCAACCTCTCATGCCTTTATCCATACCTCCACTTTTCACTTCATTCTACATACCCCGCCGGAGGACGCGGTATCGAAAAGTTTGTCGGGGGTTATAGTAACTACTCGTGTATGTATAAATCCAAACTAAGTAATGTGGGTAAACTCCCCTGAACCTACAGATCCTTTTCCATCCCATGGAACTACTGGAGGGTCGTACTCTGTTACGACCTTTTTTCTTTTCGTCCAATTGCTTTCGCCTGATCTCAATTGTGTGTTTTTTCGTGGTTCCTCTATCCCACCCACCATCCCCTACGCTGGAAACCCGCCAGAACCTGCTACGCAGAACCTTGCCTGTCCGCCGTAGTCTTGACGTAGGAGGATCACGTTTCCAGCTTACCTACGCCGCACCGCCAGGTGCCCTTTGTTCCTTCCGGTCCTCCAGGGCTACGGGGCACGCACCTACGGTTTGCCGCCCCGCGTCCCTTCCGGCCCGTCATCCACAAAGTTCACCTCGCGCTGCTTCGTGTTACCCCCCAAGCCCCCCGCTGCGGGGGGATGTCCGCCGCGCTTTGAGCCAAAGCAGAAATTGTTCATCCAGCTTCAATCGGCCATCCTTCCGCATCCAGCGCCCAGCTACGCAGTACGCTGTCTGCTGCAGGCTGTCCTCAATCAGCTTCCTTCACAAATTCTCCTTTGTCAGCGCGGTATGGGTGTCGGCTGCTCCCGCCACCCCGCGCCGCAGCGCCAGGCGTCATTTGCTCACTCCCTTCCGCCCCGGCTCAACTCGTACCTCATTCCGCCGGGCGGAAACTCGTTCCCAAACGCCCCCTCGCGCTGCTTCGTGTGACCCCCAAGCCCCCGCAACGGGGGATGTCCGCCGCGCTTTGAGCCAAGAAAGAAATTGCGCAGTCCGTCCGCTTCGCAAGCTACGCTCCCGGCCCCCGCAAATTCTCCCTTGCCAGCGCGATGTGGGTGGCGGCTACTCCCGCCACGGCGCGCTTCAGCCGCCTTTGCGTTCCGCTCACCGGCCAGCCTTGGCAGGGGCGCTGATGTTATTTTCGCTGCGCTCAAAAACATCATCGCCTGATCCTGCCAGCCTGCCCGGCCAAGCCCTTCGGGGAGCTCCACGCAAATTCGGCTCAAGCGCTTCAAAAGCACTCCGAAAGCCCGGCTGATCCGAACGGCTCAAGGCGTTCCGGTCGCAGACTCCCTTCTCGCCTTCAGCCGCCCGGGCCGGACTTCCTCCGGGGACCTACGGTCTACCCTGCGGGGCTATGGATGCTCCCTCTCTTAGGATGAAGCAAAGAGCGGCTCGTTCCTCACACGCCCCTTGCTTTCGTGCTGCCACCGGCATCGTTCCGCTGGCGTTGGCAAGATCGCAAACCCGCATAATGCGTGATTATGTTCAGTGGTTTTTGGAAATAAAAATTTCAACCACCCAACATAACAAGTCATTATGCGAGCTTGCTCATAAAGGGTGGCCGTCTCCGGCCACATAAGGGGGGAAGCCCCCGGCGGGGCGCCCGCTTCCCCCTCGGCCTTCGGCCTCACCCCCTTGCCCCATAGCGGTCACGCTTTCGGCGGAGCCAAAAGACGCGCCAGCCCCGGCCCCTTCCTCCAGGTTCTTTTGTTGAGTGTTGTGGCGGTCGGGCGGGGCGGCCGTGGTCGCGTGGTTTCGGCTTACGCCTACACCCACCGCATCCCCCGCCCGCCCGGCCTTGGCGCGTCCATCTCGCAGGCTCGCTGTCCGCGCCCCGGCCCCCGCCCGGGAACCGGGGCTCCGTGCGCTCGGGTTTTTTTAATTGTCGCGCTACGGAGCGGCCGCCCCGCGGCTGCCTGCGGGGCAAGTGGAAGTATCGCAGGTGGTTGCGTGCAAGCGAAGCAAGCTCAGCCTGCTCCCCTGGTTTTTCCAACCTCTGGAAATCCTCTTTCCAATCCCTGGAATGTTCCAGCCTGCTCCCTCGCTTTTCCAGCCATTGGAAGTTTCCAACCCTTGGAACCCGGCGTCGCCACTTCCAGTCATTGGAACTTTTTGGGGAGAGGGGGTAGGGGGGAGTGGGCCCCAAACGACGTTTCACATCGTTTCAGCCTCGCAATCAATCCTCATTCAGAATTCGCATTCGGTATTCGATATTCCGGCGGCGCCCGCGGATGGTTTCCCCCGGAGGGACCCCCCTTCCAGCGCTGCGCGTGCGCGCCGCGCCCTGTTTCCCATTGATATTAACAATGGTTTGAAACGATTTGGAACACGACCGCCCCCCGTTTGATTTCCGCTCTATAGATAAGGAGGCTTTATGCCATTTGAATCCGGACAATCAGGAAACCCGATGGTCGCCCGAAGGGTGTTAAGAGCGGGCGAGTGCTTGCGCTCGGCGTGCTCGACGACCTGCTCAGGGATGAAGGTGCGTTGGAGACCCTCCGTGAAGGTCTTCAAAAATCGCTCGAACGCGATCCAGTCTGGTTTTTCCCCGCATCATCATGCCGCTGCTTCCCAAGGACGCAACGGTTCAATTTGATAAAAAGGAGCCATCCAATGGGTGCGCCTATCTACCATCCCTTTCCGGACAGCTCACATCCATCGATCTAAATCCCGCTTCCGGGTCGTCTGCACCGGGCGCCGTTTTGGAAAAACCTCTGCCTTGCCGGAGAGATAATCGATCGTGGTGGTCTGGTGCCGGGAGACTATGGCTGGGTAGCACCCACCTACAAGTAGCGGAACGCGGGCGCGAAGCACTCTGCTCGCTACTGCCCGGTGCTTGCCGCTCTGTGGGCCGAACCCCGACGCGGGTGGAGTTTCTTCGGAGAATGATGAGCTGGTCCGCGTCTGGTTCCTCTCCGCCGATAATCCCGAAAACATCCGGGGCTACGGATCCGCGGTCTCGTTATCGATGAGGCGGCGCTGGTGCCGCTCGATGTCTGGAACTACATCCTGCGGCCCACCATTGCCCAAACCCTGGCTGGGCGGTGTTCATTTCCACCCCAAGGGCGCAACTGGTTCTACGACATGTACACCCGTGGCAACGATCCGGAAGAACCTGACTTCGAGTCGTTTCATTTTCGAAGTAACGAGGTAATACTTCCCGGCTGAAGAATGGGATGAAGCACAGCGGACGCTTCCGGCCGATGTTTCAAGCAGGAGTACGAAGCGAATTCCTCGAGATTCCGCGGGTCTTCCGCAAGGTATCGTCCGGCCTGATCCCGAATCGGCTATACCCGCGATGACCGCGCGGGCGGTGGTGATCGGATGCGACGTGGCCAGTGCGCTTAACCCCGATTTTCGGACCACCGGCTTAGTGGAACTGCGTCCTCAACATGGTACAAAAGGACGCATGGAAATGGGAGAAAACGAAGAACATTCACGGACAAGTCAAGGCAAGTGGCGATTGAGGCCATCAAGGGCGTGAGACATTGGCGGAGCTGGCATCGGATATCAGTCCATCCGAACCAGATTTCGGATTGAAGAGCAGTTGCTTTCGAATGCGCGGATCTTTTTGCATCGGGAAAAAGAAGCAGGCTCAAACGAGAAGAGCTTACGGCTCCCTTTACGAGAGATCGGGCGTCTGAAGATGGACGTGAAGTGGCTCGAAAAAGCTATGAGCCTGCCGCTCAACGCCGCAGCTGGGTGGAGCCCGGCACCGATTATTCGGTTCGGCGGCAGTGTAGGCTAGCAGGCGTCCCCAGATCGGCTTCTACTACGACCCCGCCCCGCGCCGGAGAACCTCTTCTGATGCTTTCGATCGACGAGCGTATCTCCGGCATCCGAGTTCGGCTATCCACGCATGACGACTGGTTGCGTATCAGCACTAGATGTCAATCACAAGCGGGTCGCCCGCCTCATGCAGCTGATGGGGATTAAGGCCATCAAGCCCGGTCCGCACACGAGCAAGCCCGCCCCGAGGCACAAGATCTACCCTTATTTGCTGCGCAATGTGGACATCGAACGGTGAACCAGTTTGGATACGGACATCACCTACATCCCATGCGGCATGGATACATGTCCTGACCGCCGTAATCGATGGTACAGCCGCTATGTGCTCGCCTGGGAGCTCTCAAGCACCATGGAGAGCACGTTCTGCTTGATGCGACTGAGCTGCGCTGACCAGGGGAATCCGGAGATATTCAACACCGACCAAGGAAGCCAGTCACCTCGAACCTCACCGGTGTCCTGTTAAACGGAACATCACCATCAGCATGGACGGGCGAGGCCGGCGTTGGACACGTATTCATCGAACGACTGTGGTCGGTGAAGTATGAGAAAACTATCCGCATGCTATGCCGACGGGCATGCGTTGCATCGGGGCCTTGACAGCTATTTAAATATTACAACACGAGAGGAAGCACAGCGCTCTGGACAACGCACCCCGCCGAGGATTCATGGAGGGCAGTCAGAACATATCGCAAGTGATGCCGTCGCTGCGCTCGCCCTCGGCCTCCCGGCCGCCTTCGGGGACGGGCTCGCTCCGCGACGGCATCATGGAAGGGCGGACGACCGCCCTTCCATGATGCCGTCGCGGAGCGAGCCCGT is a genomic window containing:
- a CDS encoding RNA polymerase sigma factor — protein: MLCHKCPHLDSIQRGDYASTPWKDTPCAKCKLGEDTFYSVPFDEENPPELGGTTSMSSYSVAGGRDPGSVARCSLPDDVLLPASTFATCLKGLLSLDPELREIVAMRFLGLSYREIAERQGISVQLAEMRHKRALRDWPALADLFPRKIAKQSRRKGRA
- a CDS encoding DUF5906 domain-containing protein, giving the protein MRHIKKKLKLSKLLVGLDTEAFEDPCKYYEAGTGWKALSCDEISPSFMMQWAIDSTHNYAWAKLGTVIPMAVVSAEVERQFPGRWHGDFYIGARGIRFWDAESDNQTAAVVRETGMQCFTGGTAFVPWSVILGRQFVSQFEADRIGGSVTDVYFDGRDYWRQRSSGEWRSYSKADIALYLKVDRGLRPQVSRGETFSEVDQAILRIQDHQDIHCAAPLVHRPKGIVLIDGHRVLNTSTVTVLQPATDEEYYQAVCLAGGASASMTDPSAQSNNHQPSTNNCPYPWLYDYFNGYFDPPEQLDYFYAWLQRWYQSALEGRMRPGQASFFAGVPNTGKTLLSNVILSRIFGGHIDASSFLSGEDGFNSHLFTSAVWAVDDVVPLTDNKSHLKFSALIKKMAANRTFSVREKYRVDKLIEWNGRVVVTCNTDPESIRILPDVDLSNRDKINLFRIAERDTFTFPRDVESIIAAELPFFLRWLLDWQPPDEVIGDTRYGVRTYCEDSLFEAARHSSSAYSFLEVLLKFFEGQVEDTWEGSSTELLSAMLNDQDGLAGIAAKYTPAKVGRELSKLASQGYAVEQGRRHATRVWIINIAQLSGRDLDEKTPF